A stretch of Vespula vulgaris chromosome 5, iyVesVulg1.1, whole genome shotgun sequence DNA encodes these proteins:
- the LOC127063973 gene encoding aromatic-L-amino-acid decarboxylase-like isoform X1: protein MDVKDFLDFGKASMDFIVNYMETLRDRPVLPNVEPGYLSQLIPEEAPKEAETWQEVFKDIERVIMPGITHWNSPNFYAYYPSSQSYASIIGELLCAGIGGVGFSWICSPAFTELEVITLNWLGKMLNLPSEFLNCGNGSGGGVIQGSASETTMICLIAAKDRKIRRIKSIHPDWDEHIIKSKLVAYSSDQANSSVEKAGLLTSVQMKLLPTDNNCSLRGETLLRAIEKDLKDGLIPCYVCATLGTTGTCAFDNLEEIGPICNQYEIWLHIDAAYAGAAFICPEYRHLMAGVQYADSFNVNCHKWLLLNFDCSAMWVKNSKYLIESLSVNRIYLAYDKEGLAPDYRVCFFLKYYFNFVYEFLTIHYVTSLLQHWQISLGRRFRSLKLWFVLRLYGIEGMQRHIRNSISLAQKFADYVESDERFELVTNSMALICFRLKGDNNWTKELLTRLTERKRIYVIIASLCEKYIIRFCISSRLCQEKDIEFAWKEISEQATEILQTKLRPIEEILTQSSVKSYDDIVLRIENSKHKSNNITQKIT, encoded by the exons ATGGACGTTAAGGATTTTCTTGATTTTGGTAAAGCCTCCATGGATTTTATCGTAAATTATATGGAAACATTGAGAGATAGACCTGTTCTTCCGAATGTTGAACCAGGATATCTCAGTCAATTGATACCGGAAGAAGCACCTAAAGAAGCAGAGACTTGGCAAGAGGTCTTCAAAGATATTGAAAGAGTGATCATGCCTGGG ATAACCCATTGGAATTCGCCTAATTTCTACGCGTATTATCCTTCTTCCCAATCGTATGCATCCATCATTGGTGAACTTTTATGCGCCGGAATTGGAGGTGTTGGATTTTCTTGGATATGTTCGCCCGCCTTTACCGAATTAGAAGTTATAACATTAAATTGGCTTGGAAAAATGTTAAATCTACCATCCGAATTCTTAAATTGCGGCAATGGATCCGGAGGAGGTGTTATACAG GGTTCCGCCAGTGAAACTACGATGATCTGTTTAATAGCAGCCAAAGATCGAAAGATTCGACGTATAAAAAGCATTCATCCAGATTGGGACGAACACATAATTAAATCCAAATTAGTAGCTTATAGTTCAG ATCAGGCAAACTCGTCCGTTGAAAAGGCAGGACTTTTAACTTCTGTACAAATGAAACTTTTACCTACAGACAACAATTGTAGTCTCCGTGGGGAAACATTATTACGAGcaattgaaaaagatttaaaagacGGTCTTATACCTTGTTACGTTTGCGCGACATTAGGTACTACCGGTACTTGCGCCTTCGATAATTTAGAAGAAATAGGACCAATTTGTAATCAATACGAAATATGGCTTCACATCGATGCCGCATATGCCG GTGCAGCTTTTATTTGTCCTGAATATCGACACTTGATGGCCGGTGTTCAATATGCAGATTCTTTTAACGTCAATTGCCACAAATGGTTGCTCCTTAACTTTGATTGTTCAGCAATGTG ggtaaaaaattcgaaatatcttATTGAGTCACTCAGCGTCAATAGAATTTATCTGGCATACGATAAAGAAGGTCTTGCTCCTGATTATAGAGTAtgttttttcttgaaatattattttaattttgtatacgaatttttaacaatacatTACGTTACTTCTCTTTTACAGCATTGGCAAATATCATTAGGACGTCGTTTTCGTTCTTTAAAGCTTTGGTTCGTTTTACGTCTTTATGGGATAGAAGGAATGCAACGACACATAAGGAATAGTATATCGTTGGCACAAAAATTCGCTGATTACGTCGAATCCGATGAAAGATTTGAACTCGTTACGAATTCCATGGCTCTAATCTGTTTTAGGTTGAAG ggAGATAACAATTGGACGAAAGAACTTCTTACTCGCTTGACCGAGCGAAAACGTATTTACGTTATTATTGCATCGTtatgtgaaaaatatatcatacgGTTTTGTATATCCAGTCGATTATGTCAAGAAAAGGACATTGAGTTCGCCTGGAAGGAAATCAGTGAGCAAGCCACGGAAATTCTTCAAACGAAGCTTCGTCCTATAGAGGAAATTTTAACTCAATCATCCGTGAAATCGTACGATGATATAGTGCTCAGGATAGAGAATTCAAAACATAAATCCAACAACATCACGCAAAAAATCAcgtaa
- the LOC127063973 gene encoding aromatic-L-amino-acid decarboxylase-like isoform X2 — MDVKDFLDFGKASMDFIVNYMETLRDRPVLPNVEPGYLSQLIPEEAPKEAETWQEVFKDIERVIMPGITHWNSPNFYAYYPSSQSYASIIGELLCAGIGGVGFSWICSPAFTELEVITLNWLGKMLNLPSEFLNCGNGSGGGVIQGSASETTMICLIAAKDRKIRRIKSIHPDWDEHIIKSKLVAYSSDQANSSVEKAGLLTSVQMKLLPTDNNCSLRGETLLRAIEKDLKDGLIPCYVCATLGTTGTCAFDNLEEIGPICNQYEIWLHIDAAYAGAAFICPEYRHLMAGVQYADSFNVNCHKWLLLNFDCSAMWVKNSKYLIESLSVNRIYLAYDKEGLAPDYRHWQISLGRRFRSLKLWFVLRLYGIEGMQRHIRNSISLAQKFADYVESDERFELVTNSMALICFRLKGDNNWTKELLTRLTERKRIYVIIASLCEKYIIRFCISSRLCQEKDIEFAWKEISEQATEILQTKLRPIEEILTQSSVKSYDDIVLRIENSKHKSNNITQKIT; from the exons ATGGACGTTAAGGATTTTCTTGATTTTGGTAAAGCCTCCATGGATTTTATCGTAAATTATATGGAAACATTGAGAGATAGACCTGTTCTTCCGAATGTTGAACCAGGATATCTCAGTCAATTGATACCGGAAGAAGCACCTAAAGAAGCAGAGACTTGGCAAGAGGTCTTCAAAGATATTGAAAGAGTGATCATGCCTGGG ATAACCCATTGGAATTCGCCTAATTTCTACGCGTATTATCCTTCTTCCCAATCGTATGCATCCATCATTGGTGAACTTTTATGCGCCGGAATTGGAGGTGTTGGATTTTCTTGGATATGTTCGCCCGCCTTTACCGAATTAGAAGTTATAACATTAAATTGGCTTGGAAAAATGTTAAATCTACCATCCGAATTCTTAAATTGCGGCAATGGATCCGGAGGAGGTGTTATACAG GGTTCCGCCAGTGAAACTACGATGATCTGTTTAATAGCAGCCAAAGATCGAAAGATTCGACGTATAAAAAGCATTCATCCAGATTGGGACGAACACATAATTAAATCCAAATTAGTAGCTTATAGTTCAG ATCAGGCAAACTCGTCCGTTGAAAAGGCAGGACTTTTAACTTCTGTACAAATGAAACTTTTACCTACAGACAACAATTGTAGTCTCCGTGGGGAAACATTATTACGAGcaattgaaaaagatttaaaagacGGTCTTATACCTTGTTACGTTTGCGCGACATTAGGTACTACCGGTACTTGCGCCTTCGATAATTTAGAAGAAATAGGACCAATTTGTAATCAATACGAAATATGGCTTCACATCGATGCCGCATATGCCG GTGCAGCTTTTATTTGTCCTGAATATCGACACTTGATGGCCGGTGTTCAATATGCAGATTCTTTTAACGTCAATTGCCACAAATGGTTGCTCCTTAACTTTGATTGTTCAGCAATGTG ggtaaaaaattcgaaatatcttATTGAGTCACTCAGCGTCAATAGAATTTATCTGGCATACGATAAAGAAGGTCTTGCTCCTGATTATAGA CATTGGCAAATATCATTAGGACGTCGTTTTCGTTCTTTAAAGCTTTGGTTCGTTTTACGTCTTTATGGGATAGAAGGAATGCAACGACACATAAGGAATAGTATATCGTTGGCACAAAAATTCGCTGATTACGTCGAATCCGATGAAAGATTTGAACTCGTTACGAATTCCATGGCTCTAATCTGTTTTAGGTTGAAG ggAGATAACAATTGGACGAAAGAACTTCTTACTCGCTTGACCGAGCGAAAACGTATTTACGTTATTATTGCATCGTtatgtgaaaaatatatcatacgGTTTTGTATATCCAGTCGATTATGTCAAGAAAAGGACATTGAGTTCGCCTGGAAGGAAATCAGTGAGCAAGCCACGGAAATTCTTCAAACGAAGCTTCGTCCTATAGAGGAAATTTTAACTCAATCATCCGTGAAATCGTACGATGATATAGTGCTCAGGATAGAGAATTCAAAACATAAATCCAACAACATCACGCAAAAAATCAcgtaa
- the LOC127063980 gene encoding L-xylulose reductase-like, whose translation MDIKFQGKRILVTGAGQGIGKDLALRLSKYKAEVIALSKTSEHLKKLLVEDPKIIPVCVNLRDWKATRKAIENVLPIDLLVNNAGVGHVSSFFDATPEDFDLVFDVNVKAIMNVSQVVAKNMIERNVAGSIVNISSQASQAALKDHTIYCSSKGAVDMLTKMMALELGPHQIRVNAVNPTVVLTEMGRLGWSDKDKASNMISKIPMARFAEIDEVVDAIVYLLSERSSMINGVTLPVDGGFLAT comes from the exons ATGGACATTAAATTCCAAGGCAAGCGTATTCTCGTCACGGGTGCTGGGCAAg gAATTGGTAAAGATCTAGCACTTCGTCTCTCCAAATATAAAGCCGAAGTGATCGCTCTTTCTAAAACGAGCgaacatttgaaaaaattacttGTCGAAGATCCAAAGATCATACCAGTATGCGTTAATCTTAGAGATTGGAAAGCAACGAGAAAGGctattgaaaatgttttacCGATTGATCTATTAGTGAATAATGCTGGTGTAGGTCAtgtgtcttctttctttgatgCAACACCGGAAGATTTTGATTTAGTATTCGATGTCAATGTTAAAGCGATTATGAATGTCTCACAAGTGGTTGCTAAGAACATGATTGAAAGAAATGTTGCTGGCAGTATTGTCAACATATCCTCGCAAGCTAGTCAAGCTGCCTTGAAGGATCATACTATTTATTGTTCTTCTAAAGGAGCCGTCGATATGCTAACAAA aaTGATGGCTCTCGAACTTGGTCCTCATCAAATTCGAGTAAACGCTGTGAATCCTACGGTCGTCCTCACGGAAATGGGAAGATTAGGATGGAGCGACAAAGATAAAGCTTCAAATATGATCAGCAAAATTCCAATGGCTCGATTCGCAG agatTGACGAAGTCGTTGATGCaatagtatatttattaagtgaGCGCAGTTCAATGATAAATGGAGTAACTTTACCCGTGGACGGTGGATTTTTAGCAACATAA